In Geobacter anodireducens, a genomic segment contains:
- a CDS encoding cytochrome C peroxidase translates to MKTRNLAWGMALTLVAGVAWGKEDVMKRAQGLFKPIPAKPPVMKDNPASPARVELGRMLFFDPRLSASHIISCNTCHNVGLGGTDLLETSIGHGWQKGPRNSPTVLNAVYNIAQFWDGRAEDLAAQAKGPVQASVEMNNKPENLVATLKSIPGYPPLFRKAFPGQGDPVTFDNVAKAIEVFEATLITPDAPFDKYLKGNRKAISTTAEQGLALFLDKGCAACHSGVNMGGTGYFPFGVREDPGPEVRPVDDTGRFKVTSTAADKYVFRSPSLRNVAITMPYFHSGKVWKLKDAVKIMGSAQLGTTITDTEAEKIVTFLDTLTGAQPKIMHPVLPPNSDDTPRPVSN, encoded by the coding sequence ATGAAAACCCGGAATCTCGCATGGGGAATGGCCCTCACCCTGGTGGCGGGCGTCGCCTGGGGGAAAGAGGATGTCATGAAACGTGCGCAGGGGCTCTTCAAGCCGATCCCTGCCAAACCGCCGGTCATGAAGGACAATCCGGCCAGTCCGGCCAGGGTCGAACTGGGGCGGATGCTGTTCTTCGATCCGCGGCTTTCGGCATCGCACATCATCAGTTGCAACACCTGCCACAACGTGGGCCTGGGCGGCACCGACCTCCTGGAAACCTCCATCGGCCACGGCTGGCAGAAGGGACCACGCAACTCCCCCACCGTGCTCAATGCCGTCTACAACATCGCCCAGTTCTGGGACGGCCGGGCCGAGGACCTGGCTGCCCAGGCCAAGGGGCCGGTCCAGGCATCGGTGGAGATGAACAACAAACCCGAAAACCTGGTCGCCACCCTCAAGAGCATTCCCGGCTACCCGCCCCTGTTCCGCAAGGCCTTCCCGGGGCAGGGCGATCCGGTCACCTTCGACAACGTGGCCAAGGCCATCGAGGTCTTCGAAGCAACCCTCATCACCCCCGACGCCCCCTTCGACAAGTACCTGAAGGGCAACCGCAAGGCCATCAGCACCACGGCGGAACAGGGACTCGCCCTCTTCCTGGACAAGGGGTGCGCAGCCTGCCACAGCGGCGTCAACATGGGCGGAACCGGCTACTTCCCCTTCGGTGTCCGTGAAGACCCGGGGCCGGAGGTGCGGCCCGTGGACGACACCGGCCGTTTCAAGGTGACCAGCACGGCCGCGGACAAATACGTATTCCGCTCGCCGAGCCTGCGCAACGTGGCCATCACCATGCCCTACTTCCATTCGGGCAAGGTCTGGAAGCTGAAAGACGCCGTCAAGATCATGGGAAGCGCCCAGCTCGGCACCACCATCACCGATACGGAAGCCGAGAAGATCGTCACCTTCCTCGACACCCTCACCGGTGCGCAACCGAAGATCATGCACCCGGTCCTGCCTCCCAACTCGGACGATACCCCCAGGCCGGTCAGCAACTGA
- a CDS encoding histidine kinase — translation MRGTIVSLIALAAGVILSLLLGWFAVGNYRSARPIAEGNLRGLALSLTSALESIAARDSSLTSLAAFRARDIAYVSVIDRNGTIVFHSNADLIGSRVTDQRYETVLGGRGLAENRIRLGTGEEVYEYHSPLHLPGRTLALRLALHPWRADAVIHRARVGMVVLFSLLTAAWTMGVLLYRHARQAQEHRLEMIRRERLAQLGEMGAVLAHEVRNPLSGIKGYAQLLMERSNDDGNREFSALIVTEAIRLESLVSDLLAYARPEPGPEGPLQVNAVIDHVLALVGPEARAAGVTIAASLAEGLATRGNEARLEQLILNLAKNGIQAMPDGGKLAVVSRREGKTVEISVADHGHGIAPHDRERIFTPFFTTKARGSGLGLAVCRKIAEAHGGSISVADNPGGGSVFRVTLPLHR, via the coding sequence ATGCGCGGCACTATCGTTTCCCTCATCGCCCTTGCGGCCGGAGTCATCCTGTCACTGCTTCTCGGCTGGTTCGCCGTGGGAAACTACCGGAGCGCCCGCCCCATTGCCGAAGGGAACCTCCGGGGGCTCGCCCTTTCGCTCACGTCGGCGCTGGAATCGATTGCGGCCCGCGACTCGTCCCTGACTTCGCTGGCCGCCTTTCGCGCCCGGGACATCGCCTATGTCTCGGTCATCGACCGCAACGGCACCATCGTCTTTCACTCCAATGCCGACCTGATCGGATCGCGGGTGACGGATCAACGGTACGAGACGGTTCTCGGCGGACGGGGCCTGGCGGAAAACCGCATCAGGCTCGGCACGGGCGAAGAGGTGTACGAATATCACTCTCCCCTCCACCTCCCCGGCCGGACCCTGGCCCTGCGCCTGGCACTTCACCCCTGGCGGGCCGATGCGGTGATCCATCGGGCCAGGGTCGGCATGGTGGTGCTGTTTTCGCTGCTGACGGCAGCCTGGACGATGGGGGTGCTCCTCTATCGCCACGCCCGCCAGGCCCAGGAGCACCGGCTGGAAATGATCCGCCGGGAACGGCTTGCGCAACTGGGGGAAATGGGGGCGGTGCTCGCCCACGAGGTGCGTAACCCCCTGTCCGGGATCAAGGGCTACGCCCAACTGCTCATGGAGCGGAGCAACGACGATGGAAACCGGGAGTTCTCCGCACTGATCGTCACCGAGGCGATCCGGCTCGAATCGCTCGTCAGCGACCTTCTTGCCTACGCCCGGCCGGAGCCCGGGCCAGAAGGGCCGCTCCAGGTAAACGCGGTGATTGACCATGTGCTGGCACTGGTGGGCCCCGAAGCGCGGGCCGCCGGCGTCACCATTGCGGCATCCCTTGCCGAAGGATTGGCCACCAGAGGGAACGAAGCGCGGTTGGAGCAACTCATTCTCAATCTGGCAAAGAACGGCATTCAGGCCATGCCGGACGGGGGAAAGCTGGCCGTTGTCTCCCGGCGCGAAGGGAAAACGGTGGAGATCAGCGTGGCAGACCACGGCCACGGCATTGCCCCCCATGACCGGGAGCGGATCTTCACCCCGTTCTTCACCACAAAGGCCCGGGGCAGCGGCCTGGGGCTGGCCGTCTGCCGCAAGATAGCCGAAGCACACGGGGGGAGCATCAGCGTAGCGGACAATCCCGGCGGCGGCAGCGTTTTCCGGGTAACACTCCCCCTTCACCGATGA